The DNA segment GCTGCCATGGGAAAAAGAAATAAGGTCACAACACGGGATATTGCGGAATACACAGGTGTATCACAGTCCAGTGTATCCATGATTCTCAGCAATAAACAAAACGTATCCTTTTCAGCGGAAACACGCGAGCTTGTGCTTACTGCGGCAAAAAAGCTGGGATATCAGAAGCCGGTAAAAAAGCAGACTGCCTTATCCACACCCATGGATAAAACAATCGTGGTATTGACACCGCTGCTTTCCAACGGCTATTACGCTACCCTCATTCATTCCATTACCGAACAGGCCAGAGAGTACGGCTATTCCGTATTCACCGTCACGACGATGCGGGATGCAGCACAGGAGGAATTTTATTTCGATATGCTGGCAGGACTGCAATTAGCAGGTGCTGTCTGTCTGTATCCGCCGACACATATTACCAAAGCCAATGCATTGGCAAAGCAGATTCCTGTTGTGTCCATCGGTGACAAGCCAAAGGGCAGCACCTTTGACTCCGTAGAGCTAGATGGAAGAAAGACCGGATATCTGATGGGGGAATATCTTGTACGTCTCGGCCACACACACATTACCTTTATATCCACCCCCATCAAGGCAAAGGAAATATCCAGACTGCACCGGTTAGAAGGCCTGAAGGCAGCGTTTGAAGATTATGGACAAAGCCAGAACAATATCATGGTAAAAACCCCCTCCATTTCCACCTATGCGCATTATCCCTCAGAATCCGCAGAGTATATGACCGGCTATGACTTGGCAGTAAAAGCCCTTCAAGAGCATACAGTCTCCACAGCCTTTGTAGGAAACAACGATATGACTGCATTCGGTGTCATGGCGGCTCTTGTGGATCAGGGATGCCGGATTCCACAGGATTACTCGGTAGCTGGCTTTGATAATATCCACTTATCCTCCATGCCGAATATTTCGCTAACCAGCGTTGAGCATGCCTCTATACTGAAAGGCAAAGAGGCTGTAGATATGATTTATAAGAAAAACAATAAGGATACCAGAAGCAAAGGACATAAATATATCCTGCGCCTGGAATATGAGCCGGAATTGATTATACGCAAATCGACTGGAAAATGCCGCAGTCAGAATAGCTGACAGGAATCCGTGAGGACACGGGCTAAATGTGAATACCACTACTTTATATAAGCTGCAGGACAAAAAAAGACAGCGATACTGCCACTGTCCTCTAATCGAATATGGAAATTGAACATAAGGGATTTCAAAATCTATTGCAGCTCAATGGATTCGAAAGTCTCTTTTTTATTACACCTGAATATGCATAAGAACCTGTTCTGTGCAGATATTGCCATCTTTTTATTATAGAAAAGCGATATACTGTTTCACTCATGACATCATGAAAGGATTCCATAGTTTTGTTCAGCAAAGAGAATTACCATTCAAACAGGTTAAAATAATATTTATCCCGTAAGTAATCTGCCTGCTCCTTCGTTATCTCATTTGAATATAGCGCTGAATTGATAGAGCCATACACTTCATCCATATATTTATCGTAATATATATCCTCTCTGTTTTTAGCTTCCACAAGCTGCCTGATATCTTTTTCAAGATAGGGTGGAAGATTTACTTCAAAATACCGTCTATTGTATTTGTCGCGCTGTTCATTTTCTGACATGACTGCCTCCATAAAATTTAGGAATTTTACATTCCAGATTTTTTGTAAAATCCATATTGCCGCTCCTTTCCATATATCATAGCTATTATACCAAAGAAAATGCGAAAAAAGAGCATAACTTTATCATCATGCCCTTATTCATTTACATTCACAAAATCCTGGACTCCCACTGAAAGAACCAATCATTGCTTTACCAAGTAATCCGGCTATGCAAATTATTTTTCCTATTTATAAAAATGAGTGTATTCCATAGGAAGCTCCATCGTTTTCTTTATAGGGGGACAGAAATTCTGCTGCTTTCCATTTCATTGTATACGCATGATGTGCTGATCAGACACGTACGATTTTTTTCTTCAGCTTCTTTGCGGCTTCATCCAAGGTGGCACTGGATTCAATCGCTTCCAGAATTGCAGTTTCCTCCATCGTTTTTTCCCACTTCTTCAGCATATTCTTCATTACCGTAACCTTATCCTCCTGATTCAGGTCATGGAAGATAAAAACCTCATCGAACAATGACGCAAAGGATTCTCCCAGCATATGCTTTACCTGCAGCAGCGGATCACTGGTTTCCTGAAATTTCATAGTACTGTGAGCAGAGCATGGAAAATCACCGCTCATAATCATAATACTATGCCGCAAATCAATTTTCTGTACATCCCGTTCCAGATATCCGCGTTCAATCCCCTGCTTTAAAAACTGCAGCATCGCCTCATTTGCCATATGCAGATTGGTAACATTCACAATGGTATATGGATTTCTGCGCAGCTTGGAAAGATTATGCTCCAGATTACGATCCAGTGCTGCCATGTCCAGCTCCACCATATCCTCCTGGTTGAAATACAGACGGTTAAACTGATGCGTCAGCGTCTTTTTCCCGACGCCCTGATTTCCGAGAAACAGCCAGACCCCAAGCGGCCGCTCACTAATGATTCCCTGCTCGATCCATTCCAGCTGTCCCATCAGCTTGCGGATAACATCCTTCTGCGCAACCATCGTTGTCTCCAGATGCGTCCTTAGCTCCTGCAGACGGTTACGGGATGCCAGGGGGATATCCGTCAGCTTTTCAATTACATCACGCACCATATCCTCGCTCACGATCCGTTCACTGCTTCGCTTCGCTCCCACACAGGCAAGATCCAGCACATCGATTGCCTTATCTGGAAACTTTCGCTGCGGCATATAATATGCACAATACTTCACGATTTGTTCCAGAACCTTCTCCTGAATCTTCACATTATGAAAATCCTCATATTCCTTTTTCTTTGCTTTCAGCATCTTGATAGTATCTTCCACATCTGGCTCCCGTATGGTAATAATCTGAAAACGGCGCTCCAGTGCCCGGTCCTTTTCAATATACATTTCGTATTCCTCAATCGTTGTCGCACCAATGCACTTGATCACTCCTCTTGCCAGATATGGCTTCAGGACACTGGAAACATCTATTGAGCCCTCCGATTTTCCTGCGCCGATCATCAAATGTATTTCATCAATAAACAGAATGACATTGGGATACTTCTCCAGCAAACGGATGATATTTTGCAGTTTTTCCTCAAAATCACCGCGATATTTCGTACCAGCCACTAGAGAATTCAAATGCAGCTCATATATACAGGCATCCTTTAGAGAAGGCACCTGATTTTGCTGTATCATACCTGCCAGCTTTTCCACAAGCGCTGTTTTTCCAACTCCCGGCTCTCCGATTAATAAAGGATTTGCCTTGTCCTTACGGGATAATACGGAAATCATAAAATTCAGCTCATCGTCTCTGCCTACAATGTCTTGATTTGCGCCGCACAGATTCAGATTGCGAAGCTCTGTGATTTTATCAAGCTCACTCATACTGCCATGCTCCATTTGCAGCAGCACAACCTCCTCGTCCACATCATAGCGATGCAGTATCTCCGTGGCAACGCAGCTATTTGTCTGCAATAATGCCAGGGTTAATGAATCCACGTCCATTGCTGTATTCTGTTTCTTGGAAGACAGTGACATTCCCCGCTCCAGGATATCATCCACAACCTGTGTAATCTGCAGCTCCTCCACATCCTGATCCTTTAAACCAAAAAGAACCATTAAATCCTCTTTAAGCTGAAAATAATATACTCCCTGTGCACATAACAGCCGTGACAGCGGTGTTGCGGTATCTTTCAGAATCGCAAGCAGAAGATGCTCACTTCCGATATAATTGTTGCCCATCTCCCTGGCTTCCTCTCTTGCTGTATCCAGGATTGCGGAAACCTGTGTATTTAAACGATATTTCATATCTTCACCATCCTCGTCATTCTATAGCATATGAATTTCATACGCTGCTTTTGTTAGTATAACCACTTTATTTCACAATATTTCATCATCCTGAGCAGATACGGGCAAAACAATTCGACGAATACAGACAGAAAATCATATAGTAGAGAGAAGGAGGTGACAAAAATGGCAAGGCGTGTCCGCTCCAGTCCGAAAACAGCGTCTGTTATTCTCTCTGTCAGCGTCATCAGTATTACCATCATCGGCGGTGTTGTGCTGTTTCCGATTCTAGGAATCGGCAGTGTTCTGCTGGTGGCTGCTGTTATCCTGCTGCTGAGCCGCAGTCAGGATCCCTGCCGTAAAAAATAACAGCACGGGATATATATCAGGGAAGCGTTTTTATTTGAAACTAATGCAAGGAAAAAGGACAGGTGTATTTTCCTGTCCTTTATGCTTCCCGCAACAGATATACCTGGTGATCCTGATCATAAAAGCTAAACATCTTTCCATAAGGGTAGCTTTGGATATCATCCGCAATGACACCGTTCTGTAAAAGACGACGGTGCTCCTCCTCAATATCATCACAGGTAAACATGAGGGAAGGATGGGCACAGGATATATCCGGATTTGCGTTCTCCATACGGGAGCGTTCAAACAAAACAAGCGTAGTTTGTGTGTGATAGCTTGGCGCAGCTTCCAGCCAGACCATTCCGGGACCCATAGCCTGTTCCTCACGAATCACAAAGCCCATATTCTCTGTCCAGAATTTCTTTGCCTCAATGCTGCTGTTTACATATACGGTTACTTTAGCTAAATTGGATATCATTTTTTATCCCTCCGCTGTTAGTATGCGGCTCTCTGCCTGTTTCATACGATTATGGCTTTGTACTTTCCAGAAACCAGCGTGTCCGTTCAAAATATAAATCTCTTTTCTGCCCCTGAATCAGACATTCATAGCATAACCCGCAGCCGCCTACCGAGGAAGCCTTTTTACGAATCTGCAGCACTCTGTCAATTTCATATTTCACGCCGTTATCCCATAATACAGCCACCGGCTTCAATACTTCATTTTTCCCCATGATGGTAAGAACATCCACATACCGCTTATACAGATGGGGTCTTGGTTCATGCAGCTTCTGCATACACTACCTCAAAAGAATCCAACCGGATGTACGACATGATCCTCTTTCGGATTGAAGTCCGTCAGATGTCTGTCCTGCAGCATAGAGCACCGCTGTATTTTCGCAAAGCCGAAACGCTCACGGACTGCATCCATGGTTTCCTCCAGTTTTCTCTGACGCTGACGCTCCTGTTCACTGACAAACAGATTCAGCTGGGTAAATCCGGTATCCTTTTCAATGCCGCTCACAGTGACACCGATGGTGCGAAGCGGTATGGTAAAATCATAGTTCTCCTGTAATAGGGTTAGAACAACCGGCATGATTTCCGCGGCGATATTGGTCGCCTGTGTAAGCTTTCTTTGACGGCTGAACCAGGAAAGCTCTGTGCTTCGCAGCGTTATGGAAATCACATTGCCGCGCAGTCCCTGTTCACGTAGACGGGAAGCGACGGATTCCACTAGGACATAATAAACCAGCTTCGCCTCCTCATAGGTACAGACATCCTTTGGTGCTGTGATCGCATTTCCTACCGATTTCACCGGGTCCTGATGTGAGATAAGAGCTACCTCGGATACATCCTCACCATTCGCAAACCACCAGATCAGCTCTCCCATCTTTCCAAAGCGGTCTTTCATCCAGCCCTTTGGAAGCTGTGCAAGCTGTCCAATCGTTTCAATCGCATAATGCGCCAGCTTATGCTTTGTAGCTCTTCCTACATAAAACAGATCACTCACAGGCAGCGGCCAGATAACATCCCGGTAATTCTGTCTTGTTATTTCTACCAGACCGCTGTGCTTATCCATATCCGATCCGATTTTCGCAAAGATTTTATTATAGCTGACTCCCATGGATACGCTCATTCCCAGCTCATGTGCCACACGGTTTTGAATCCGGCGGGCAATCGACCTTCCATCTCCAAACAATGCTGTTGATTCGCTCAAATCCATCCATGCCT comes from the Erysipelotrichaceae bacterium 66202529 genome and includes:
- a CDS encoding AAA family ATPase, which encodes MKYRLNTQVSAILDTAREEAREMGNNYIGSEHLLLAILKDTATPLSRLLCAQGVYYFQLKEDLMVLFGLKDQDVEELQITQVVDDILERGMSLSSKKQNTAMDVDSLTLALLQTNSCVATEILHRYDVDEEVVLLQMEHGSMSELDKITELRNLNLCGANQDIVGRDDELNFMISVLSRKDKANPLLIGEPGVGKTALVEKLAGMIQQNQVPSLKDACIYELHLNSLVAGTKYRGDFEEKLQNIIRLLEKYPNVILFIDEIHLMIGAGKSEGSIDVSSVLKPYLARGVIKCIGATTIEEYEMYIEKDRALERRFQIITIREPDVEDTIKMLKAKKKEYEDFHNVKIQEKVLEQIVKYCAYYMPQRKFPDKAIDVLDLACVGAKRSSERIVSEDMVRDVIEKLTDIPLASRNRLQELRTHLETTMVAQKDVIRKLMGQLEWIEQGIISERPLGVWLFLGNQGVGKKTLTHQFNRLYFNQEDMVELDMAALDRNLEHNLSKLRRNPYTIVNVTNLHMANEAMLQFLKQGIERGYLERDVQKIDLRHSIMIMSGDFPCSAHSTMKFQETSDPLLQVKHMLGESFASLFDEVFIFHDLNQEDKVTVMKNMLKKWEKTMEETAILEAIESSATLDEAAKKLKKKIVRV
- a CDS encoding DNA polymerase IV, whose protein sequence is MQTKERIIVHSDINHCYAQIEEMKYPELRDIPMAVGGSEEERHGIILAKNDKAKAFQIKTGESLREALAKCPQLRILKPDYEEYMYYTEKVKDIYREYTDQVESFGLDEAWMDLSESTALFGDGRSIARRIQNRVAHELGMSVSMGVSYNKIFAKIGSDMDKHSGLVEITRQNYRDVIWPLPVSDLFYVGRATKHKLAHYAIETIGQLAQLPKGWMKDRFGKMGELIWWFANGEDVSEVALISHQDPVKSVGNAITAPKDVCTYEEAKLVYYVLVESVASRLREQGLRGNVISITLRSTELSWFSRQRKLTQATNIAAEIMPVVLTLLQENYDFTIPLRTIGVTVSGIEKDTGFTQLNLFVSEQERQRQRKLEETMDAVRERFGFAKIQRCSMLQDRHLTDFNPKEDHVVHPVGFF
- a CDS encoding substrate-binding domain-containing protein, which gives rise to MGKRNKVTTRDIAEYTGVSQSSVSMILSNKQNVSFSAETRELVLTAAKKLGYQKPVKKQTALSTPMDKTIVVLTPLLSNGYYATLIHSITEQAREYGYSVFTVTTMRDAAQEEFYFDMLAGLQLAGAVCLYPPTHITKANALAKQIPVVSIGDKPKGSTFDSVELDGRKTGYLMGEYLVRLGHTHITFISTPIKAKEISRLHRLEGLKAAFEDYGQSQNNIMVKTPSISTYAHYPSESAEYMTGYDLAVKALQEHTVSTAFVGNNDMTAFGVMAALVDQGCRIPQDYSVAGFDNIHLSSMPNISLTSVEHASILKGKEAVDMIYKKNNKDTRSKGHKYILRLEYEPELIIRKSTGKCRSQNS
- a CDS encoding VOC family protein; the protein is MISNLAKVTVYVNSSIEAKKFWTENMGFVIREEQAMGPGMVWLEAAPSYHTQTTLVLFERSRMENANPDISCAHPSLMFTCDDIEEEHRRLLQNGVIADDIQSYPYGKMFSFYDQDHQVYLLREA